The Eleutherodactylus coqui strain aEleCoq1 chromosome 6, aEleCoq1.hap1, whole genome shotgun sequence genome window below encodes:
- the LOC136633466 gene encoding jeltraxin-like: protein MKPLPILFVLLSGCFALTGQNILLFPKESVTDYVILKPTVEQALKQLTVCLRSYTDLHREHSLFSLATPGSDNAFLIFLQPPKSCNVYINQEEFIFEVDPEVLDWKQTCVAWDSETGLLQLWINGRRYPRRVTTSRSPIGPQMSLILGQEQDSFGGKFEAGQSFVGEMSDVNMWDHVLFTKTISNSYLYESGNIFSWTNGTKEIRGGVMALKN from the coding sequence GCCAAAATATCCTTCTTTTCCCTAAGGAATCAGTCACTGACTATGTGATTCTGAAGCCAACTGTGGAACAAGCTTTAAAACAACTTACCGTATGTCTGCGCTCCTATACCGACCTCCACCGAGAACATTCTCTTTTTTCCTTGGCCACGCCTGGAAGTGACAACGCTTTCCTTATTTTTCTACAGCCTCCAAAATCATGTAATGTTTATATAAATCAAGAAGAATTTATTTTTGAGGTGGATCCCGAGGTTCTAGACTGGAAACAGACTTGTGTTGCTTGGGACTCGGAGACCGGACTGCTCCAACTGTGGATCAATGGCAGGCGGTACCCTAGAAGAGTTACTACAAGCAGATCCCCCATAGGACCTCAGATGAGCCTCATCCTTGGGCAGGAACAGGACAGTTTTGGTGGGAAGTTTGAGGCAGGCCAATCTTTTGTTGGTGAAATGTCTGATGTCAATATGTGGGATCACGTTCTCTTCACCAAGACCATTTCTAATAGTTATCTTTATGAGTCAGGAAATATCTTTAGCTGGACAAATGGAACTAAGGAGATCAGAGGGGGTGTCATGGCCCTGAAAAATTAA